In Flavobacterium sp. CBA20B-1, one DNA window encodes the following:
- a CDS encoding DUF805 domain-containing protein, with protein sequence MNYYLKVLQNYAVFNGRARRKEYWMFFLFNVIFAFAFGFICGLLDVPNLANIYTLAVLLPGIAVGVRRMHDVGKSGWFLLIPIYSLILACTEGDKGPNEYGEDPKANM encoded by the coding sequence ATGAATTATTACTTAAAAGTATTACAGAATTACGCCGTGTTTAACGGTAGAGCAAGAAGAAAAGAATATTGGATGTTTTTTTTATTTAATGTTATTTTTGCATTTGCATTTGGTTTTATTTGTGGATTATTAGATGTTCCTAATTTGGCAAATATTTATACATTAGCAGTTTTGCTTCCTGGTATTGCCGTAGGAGTGAGAAGAATGCACGATGTGGGTAAAAGTGGTTGGTTTCTTTTAATACCAATTTATAGCTTGATCTTAGCATGTACAGAAGGAGATAAAGGACCAAACGAATACGGTGAAGATCCAAAAGCAAATATGTAA
- the polA gene encoding DNA polymerase I — protein sequence MSEKRLFLLDAYALIFRGYYAFIKNPRINSKGLDTSAVMGFMNSLMDVIKRERPNYLAVAFDKDGSQARCEIFPEYKANRDETPEAIKIAVPYIQEILKAMHIPIIEVPGIEADDLIGTLSKKAEKEGFQVFMVTPDKDYAQLVSDNIFMYRPARMGNGIEIWGVKEVQEKFEVEHPLQVIDFLGMMGDAVDNIPGLPGVGEKTAKKLLAEFGSIENLLENTDKLKGKMREKIEANKELGLLSKKLARIFLDCPVEFDETFFKLDKPDVEKTDAIFQELEFRRMKEQFDKIFADDATMVQPTPIGKQPEKTSDQISLFETGDSEIKIDQEGYYKNLATTDHHYQIIQGKFALQLFTKTLLEQTEVCFDTETTNLDANLAELVGMSFAYTKGSAYYLPFPENQAEAQELIEILRPFFENEQIVKIGQNLKYDIKVLKNYNVEVKGFLFDTMIAHYLINPDMRHNMDVLAETYLQYQPKSIEELIGKKGKGQQSMRDVSLEDIKEYAAEDADITYQLKEVFAPRLDQSKTRELFDKIESPLVSVLAEMESEGIRLDVDYLKKLSVDLSAEAASLQTKIFETAGEEFNLASPKQLGVVLFEKLKISSGKIKKTKTGQYATGEEVLSELAKDNEVVRDILEWRQIVKLQNTYVDALPHQINPKTGRVHTDYMQAVAATGRLSSNNPNLQNIPIRTQRGQNVRKAFVARDENHVLVSADYSQIELRIIAALSEEPNMIESFKKQEDIHKATAAKVFNVALDEVTREQRSNAKTVNFGIIYGVSAFGLSQQTSLSRAESKELIDAYYQTYPKLRDYIDNQIAFARENGYVQTVLGRRRYLKDINSQNAVVRGGAERNAVNAPIQGSAADIIKIAMINIHNRLLKENLQTKMLLQVHDELVFDVPKTELETIKPIIKEEMENAFQLVVPLEVEIGEGTNWLDAH from the coding sequence ATGAGTGAAAAACGATTATTTCTATTAGATGCCTACGCATTGATATTTCGTGGGTATTATGCCTTTATAAAAAATCCACGTATCAATTCCAAAGGGTTAGATACCTCGGCAGTTATGGGTTTTATGAATTCATTGATGGACGTTATAAAGCGCGAACGCCCCAATTATTTGGCAGTTGCTTTTGATAAGGACGGAAGCCAAGCTCGTTGCGAGATCTTTCCGGAATACAAAGCAAACCGTGATGAAACCCCCGAAGCCATTAAAATTGCAGTGCCTTACATCCAAGAAATTTTAAAAGCAATGCACATTCCCATTATTGAAGTGCCTGGAATTGAAGCCGACGATTTAATAGGAACCTTATCTAAAAAAGCCGAAAAAGAAGGTTTTCAGGTTTTTATGGTAACGCCCGATAAAGACTATGCACAGCTGGTTTCGGACAATATTTTTATGTACCGCCCGGCACGCATGGGCAATGGAATTGAAATTTGGGGCGTGAAGGAAGTTCAAGAGAAGTTTGAAGTGGAACACCCTTTGCAAGTAATCGATTTCTTGGGAATGATGGGCGATGCAGTTGATAATATTCCCGGATTGCCAGGCGTTGGCGAAAAAACAGCTAAGAAATTGTTGGCTGAATTTGGTTCCATTGAAAATTTGTTGGAAAATACCGACAAATTAAAGGGTAAAATGCGCGAAAAGATCGAAGCAAATAAAGAACTCGGCTTGCTTTCGAAGAAGTTAGCCCGTATTTTTTTAGATTGTCCGGTAGAATTTGATGAAACATTTTTTAAGCTAGATAAACCTGACGTAGAGAAAACCGATGCAATTTTTCAAGAACTAGAATTTCGCAGAATGAAAGAACAGTTTGATAAAATTTTTGCAGATGATGCAACAATGGTTCAGCCCACCCCAATTGGCAAGCAACCCGAAAAAACATCCGATCAAATTTCTTTATTTGAAACAGGCGACAGCGAAATTAAAATTGATCAAGAAGGATATTACAAAAATTTAGCAACAACCGATCATCATTACCAAATAATACAAGGTAAATTTGCGTTGCAGCTCTTTACAAAAACCTTGTTGGAACAGACCGAAGTGTGTTTTGATACCGAAACAACAAATTTAGATGCAAATTTAGCCGAATTGGTCGGCATGTCGTTTGCATATACTAAAGGATCGGCTTACTATCTTCCGTTTCCTGAAAATCAAGCCGAAGCACAAGAGTTAATCGAAATACTGCGACCGTTTTTTGAAAACGAACAAATTGTAAAAATTGGTCAAAATTTAAAATACGATATTAAAGTACTTAAAAATTATAATGTTGAAGTAAAAGGATTTTTGTTTGATACCATGATTGCGCATTATTTGATAAATCCAGATATGCGTCATAATATGGATGTTTTGGCCGAAACCTATCTGCAGTATCAACCTAAATCGATCGAAGAATTAATCGGTAAAAAAGGCAAAGGACAGCAATCAATGCGCGATGTGTCTTTAGAAGATATTAAAGAATATGCCGCCGAAGATGCCGATATCACCTATCAATTAAAAGAGGTTTTTGCTCCTAGATTGGATCAATCCAAAACCCGTGAATTGTTTGATAAAATCGAAAGCCCATTGGTATCTGTTTTAGCTGAAATGGAATCCGAAGGTATTCGATTGGATGTGGATTATCTAAAAAAGTTGTCGGTTGATTTATCTGCCGAAGCAGCATCACTTCAAACCAAAATATTTGAAACAGCCGGCGAGGAATTCAATCTGGCATCGCCCAAGCAGTTAGGTGTTGTTTTATTTGAAAAATTAAAGATAAGCAGTGGCAAGATAAAGAAAACCAAAACGGGGCAATATGCCACAGGAGAAGAGGTTTTGAGTGAATTAGCAAAAGACAATGAAGTGGTTCGGGATATTTTAGAATGGCGACAAATTGTTAAATTACAAAACACATATGTTGATGCCTTGCCCCATCAGATCAATCCAAAAACAGGTCGTGTGCATACCGATTATATGCAGGCAGTTGCAGCTACTGGGCGTTTAAGTTCCAACAATCCCAATTTGCAAAATATACCCATTCGCACCCAGCGCGGGCAAAATGTTCGCAAGGCATTTGTAGCACGAGATGAAAATCACGTGTTGGTATCTGCCGATTATTCGCAAATTGAATTGCGCATCATTGCTGCTTTGAGCGAAGAACCAAACATGATTGAATCGTTTAAAAAGCAAGAAGATATTCATAAGGCAACCGCTGCAAAAGTTTTTAATGTAGCTTTAGATGAGGTTACACGTGAGCAACGAAGCAATGCCAAAACGGTGAACTTTGGAATTATCTACGGTGTTTCGGCTTTTGGACTAAGTCAGCAAACCAGTTTAAGTCGTGCCGAAAGTAAAGAGTTGATAGATGCTTATTACCAAACTTATCCCAAATTGCGCGATTATATTGATAATCAAATCGCTTTTGCAAGAGAAAATGGTTATGTACAAACGGTTTTAGGTCGTCGCAGGTATTTAAAAGACATCAATTCGCAAAATGCAGTGGTTCGTGGAGGGGCAGAACGCAATGCGGTAAATGCGCCCATTCAAGGATCGGCAGCCGATATCATTAAAATTGCTATGATCAACATTCATAACCGATTGCTAAAAGAAAATCTGCAAACCAAAATGTTGTTGCAAGTACACGATGAGTTGGTTTTCGATGTTCCTAAAACCGAATTAGAGACAATAAAACCAATAATTAAAGAAGAAATGGAAAATGCTTTTCAGTTAGTTGTTCCATTGGAAGTGGAAATAGGTGAAGGAACCAATTGGTTGGATGCGCATTAA
- a CDS encoding T9SS type A sorting domain-containing protein: MKKIIFLLVFALSLFELNAQISYTQGWETTGLNSWTSSGSGSFSRVTTTPCIGTASARANNYYGGTSYLVSPALTGTNGGDLTVSFSYKVTQYSSNTTGQTLTDLGTIKLQWATSTSGPWTDVFQVDNTNHTVSASCAVKTATFSGLPVSGNVYIRFNVTSGTSSADNYVYIDDVVVSQGAAPSCLTPSGVTTNNITQTGATVYWVASPSNPSANYDIYWSTNNTAPTSTTAASYTNQTSPYNATGLAPNTTYFWWVRSNCGGSGYSSWVSGGSFKTLCNPYTIPYFEGFESSYTDAATIGGCLFQESINGTQVWTANSSATDYNRSPRTGNWNAFLRYSNDDWIYIPINLTGGVSYTVELYARQDGSTSTNSNITVSYGTSAVATAMTNTIVPATGIINGNYQLITGSFTPATTGTYYVGIKGFMNSSPWYISLDDISIDATPTCISPTALVSSNPTATGVTMTWTASTSNPSGNYDIYWSTSNTAPTNTTTPLATNQTSPYNATGLSSDTTYFWWVRANCGAGDTSKWASGGSFKTLCNPYTTPYFEGFETGYTDAATIGGCLFQESINGTQVWTANSSATDYNRSPRTGNWNAFLRYSNDDWIYIPINLIGGTGYTVELYARQDGSTATNSDIAISYGTSASDTAMTNAIVPPTGIIDGNYQLITGKFTPATTGTYYVGIKGFMNGSPWYISLDDIRIDVTPPPTATTTVVNNTCYGGTTGTAEVITVDGTPPYTYSWAPSGGTGFKATGLAAGTYTVTVTDANNVTATATAVVTEPDALVSNAVVNNISCNGSNNGTIDITPTGGTAPYTYLWTTGDTGTSVSNLAPGTYSLTITDANNCTATEDFVITEPTVLVATNAAQTNVTLFGGNDGSATVAASGGTAPYTYMWSNGATTAAITNLTAGTYTATVTDANGCTATEDFVITQPIPLMAQSVSQTNVSCNGGSDASASIVAIGGNAPYTYQWSPSGGTAATATGLSAGMYSVLVTDHTGNTITENFTITEPAPIVGTVSKTDITCNGANNGTATVSVAGGTAPYTYLWSNGMMSNMATNLNVGNYTVSITDANGCKATASVSIAQPTALVITGTATNISCFGQNDGAITVSATGGTAPYSYSWSNGQSGTSLSSLAKGTYIVTVTDANGCSKTESYTIVEPAFVTAPVAFNQSFCIGQNATLADVVITGSTIKWYSALTGGMLLPATTVLTNGTTYYASQTVGTCESSTRTAVQITLNQGTPLTTTQLNVCSNTRVQNMTIDGFNYTQLKWYSSPTSAIQLPASQLLATGTYYISSLTGTCESPRQAVQVTVAAAVPAPTATAQTVCGNSTLNDLVVGKDPSASLNWYSSLQSMIPLSGTTQVSNGTYYVQQVIGNCESVRVAVPVQVVNVTAPTMTSITACNGTQIGDLNTPTTTYVWYVSNTATTPLPNSFVLTSGSYYIAQENAGCISTRTNVAVNVSPVPNSPTGQTTQTFPYPAKVSDLVMNQPNVKWYASANDAIEMINELAPSTFLMSNTTYYGIIVNPNNCGSAPTAVTVILSVSTQELDLTQLKYYPNPVDSALHISYNEAITKVEVFTLTGQKVMSNEFNAIEVTTDLSRLSSGTYLVKVETAKASQFIKVVKR; this comes from the coding sequence ATGAAAAAAATTATTTTTCTATTAGTTTTCGCTTTAAGTTTATTTGAGCTAAATGCTCAAATATCCTACACGCAAGGTTGGGAAACTACCGGATTAAATTCATGGACTAGTTCTGGGTCTGGTAGCTTTTCTCGTGTTACAACTACTCCCTGTATTGGAACAGCTTCAGCGCGAGCTAACAATTACTATGGTGGCACTTCGTACCTAGTATCACCTGCTTTAACAGGTACAAATGGCGGAGATTTAACCGTAAGTTTTAGTTACAAAGTCACACAGTACAGTTCAAATACTACGGGACAAACTTTAACTGATTTGGGTACTATTAAATTACAATGGGCAACATCTACTTCAGGTCCATGGACAGATGTTTTTCAAGTTGACAACACCAACCACACAGTTTCGGCTTCTTGTGCCGTAAAAACAGCTACTTTTTCGGGCTTACCTGTTTCAGGAAATGTTTATATTAGATTTAATGTTACTTCGGGTACATCCTCAGCCGACAATTACGTTTATATTGATGACGTTGTTGTTTCGCAAGGAGCAGCTCCCTCTTGTTTAACTCCTTCAGGTGTAACTACTAACAATATAACACAAACAGGAGCAACTGTTTATTGGGTGGCTTCTCCTAGTAATCCGTCTGCTAATTATGATATTTACTGGAGCACAAACAATACGGCTCCTACAAGTACTACTGCTGCATCATACACAAATCAAACATCACCTTATAACGCAACAGGTTTAGCACCTAATACTACTTATTTTTGGTGGGTACGTTCAAATTGTGGCGGAAGCGGTTACAGTTCTTGGGTAAGTGGCGGAAGTTTTAAAACTTTGTGTAACCCTTATACAATACCTTACTTTGAAGGTTTTGAATCAAGTTATACAGATGCTGCAACAATTGGTGGATGTTTATTTCAAGAATCCATTAATGGAACACAAGTGTGGACTGCCAATTCTAGTGCAACTGATTACAATAGATCTCCAAGAACAGGTAACTGGAATGCATTCTTAAGATATAGTAATGATGATTGGATTTACATTCCCATAAATTTAACCGGAGGAGTGAGTTATACAGTTGAATTATATGCAAGACAAGATGGAAGCACTTCAACAAACTCTAATATAACTGTTAGCTATGGCACATCGGCCGTTGCTACTGCAATGACAAATACAATTGTTCCAGCTACAGGTATTATTAACGGGAACTACCAATTAATTACAGGTAGTTTTACACCCGCAACAACTGGAACTTACTATGTAGGAATCAAGGGATTCATGAATAGTTCTCCATGGTATATTTCTTTAGATGACATATCAATAGATGCTACACCAACTTGTATAAGCCCTACAGCTCTTGTTTCTTCAAATCCTACTGCTACAGGAGTAACTATGACATGGACTGCCTCAACAAGTAATCCGTCAGGAAATTATGATATTTATTGGAGTACATCAAACACAGCTCCTACAAATACAACAACCCCGTTAGCAACCAATCAAACATCACCATACAACGCAACAGGATTATCGTCTGACACTACATATTTTTGGTGGGTACGTGCTAACTGTGGCGCGGGCGACACTAGTAAATGGGCAAGTGGCGGTAGCTTTAAAACATTATGTAATCCATACACAACACCATATTTCGAAGGATTTGAAACAGGTTATACAGATGCTGCAACAATTGGTGGATGTTTATTTCAGGAATCCATTAATGGAACACAAGTGTGGACTGCCAATTCTAGTGCAACTGATTACAACAGATCTCCAAGAACAGGTAATTGGAATGCATTCTTAAGATATAGTAACGACGATTGGATTTATATTCCTATTAATCTAATAGGCGGAACAGGATATACTGTTGAACTATATGCACGCCAAGATGGGTCAACTGCTACTAATTCTGATATTGCAATCAGTTACGGTACATCTGCATCTGATACGGCAATGACAAATGCAATAGTGCCTCCAACTGGAATCATTGACGGTAATTACCAATTAATCACAGGAAAATTCACACCAGCTACAACAGGCACTTATTATGTTGGAATTAAAGGATTCATGAATGGCTCTCCATGGTATATTTCTTTGGATGATATTCGAATAGATGTTACTCCACCACCAACTGCTACCACAACAGTAGTTAATAACACATGCTATGGCGGTACAACTGGAACAGCTGAAGTTATAACTGTTGATGGTACTCCACCTTATACTTATTCATGGGCTCCATCAGGAGGAACAGGCTTCAAAGCAACTGGGTTAGCAGCAGGAACATACACTGTAACAGTAACTGACGCAAACAACGTTACAGCTACAGCTACAGCAGTAGTTACCGAGCCTGATGCTTTAGTTTCAAACGCAGTTGTAAACAACATTAGTTGTAATGGTTCAAACAATGGAACAATTGATATCACGCCAACAGGCGGAACGGCTCCTTATACCTATCTGTGGACTACAGGAGACACTGGTACTTCTGTAAGTAATTTAGCGCCGGGTACATATTCCTTAACCATTACAGATGCCAACAATTGTACCGCAACAGAAGATTTTGTTATCACAGAACCGACTGTTTTGGTAGCAACAAACGCTGCACAAACCAATGTTACCCTTTTTGGAGGTAATGACGGTTCAGCAACTGTGGCGGCAAGTGGCGGAACAGCACCATATACTTATATGTGGAGCAATGGAGCAACCACAGCAGCAATCACAAACTTAACTGCAGGAACATATACTGCAACAGTAACCGATGCAAATGGTTGTACCGCAACAGAAGATTTTGTAATCACACAACCTATCCCATTGATGGCTCAGTCTGTATCTCAAACCAACGTAAGTTGTAATGGCGGATCAGACGCAAGCGCAAGCATCGTAGCAATAGGCGGAAATGCACCTTACACCTACCAATGGTCACCAAGTGGAGGAACTGCTGCTACCGCAACAGGATTATCGGCAGGTATGTATAGTGTGTTAGTAACCGACCACACAGGAAACACCATCACCGAGAACTTTACCATCACAGAACCTGCTCCGATAGTTGGAACTGTTTCAAAAACCGACATTACATGTAACGGGGCAAACAACGGAACAGCTACAGTAAGCGTAGCAGGGGGAACCGCACCATATACGTACTTATGGTCAAACGGAATGATGAGCAATATGGCAACCAACTTAAATGTGGGTAACTATACGGTAAGCATCACCGATGCCAACGGATGTAAAGCAACCGCAAGTGTTTCTATCGCACAGCCAACGGCATTGGTAATCACTGGAACAGCAACAAACATAAGTTGTTTCGGACAAAACGATGGAGCGATTACCGTTTCAGCAACTGGCGGAACAGCACCTTATAGCTATTCATGGTCAAATGGTCAAAGCGGAACCAGCTTAAGCAGTTTAGCTAAAGGAACTTACATTGTAACTGTTACCGATGCGAACGGATGTTCTAAAACAGAATCATACACTATCGTAGAGCCTGCGTTTGTAACTGCTCCTGTGGCATTTAACCAAAGCTTCTGTATTGGTCAAAATGCAACATTGGCAGATGTTGTAATCACCGGAAGTACTATCAAATGGTACAGTGCATTAACAGGAGGTATGTTGTTGCCTGCAACAACCGTATTAACAAATGGTACTACTTACTATGCTTCACAAACCGTTGGAACATGCGAAAGCAGTACACGTACGGCAGTTCAAATTACTTTGAACCAAGGAACTCCATTAACCACCACACAGTTAAATGTGTGCAGCAACACCCGTGTACAAAACATGACCATAGACGGGTTCAATTACACCCAATTGAAATGGTACAGCAGCCCAACAAGTGCAATACAATTACCGGCAAGCCAATTATTGGCAACGGGAACATATTACATTAGCTCGTTAACAGGAACGTGTGAATCACCACGCCAAGCAGTACAAGTAACGGTAGCGGCAGCAGTACCTGCACCAACGGCAACGGCTCAAACAGTATGTGGCAACAGCACATTGAACGACTTAGTAGTAGGAAAAGATCCTTCTGCAAGCTTAAATTGGTACAGTTCATTACAATCAATGATTCCATTGTCAGGCACTACACAAGTATCAAACGGTACTTACTATGTACAACAAGTTATTGGAAACTGTGAATCGGTACGCGTAGCTGTTCCTGTTCAAGTAGTAAATGTTACCGCACCAACGATGACCTCTATCACTGCTTGTAATGGCACGCAGATTGGCGATTTGAACACACCAACTACAACTTATGTATGGTATGTAAGCAATACAGCTACCACACCATTACCAAATAGTTTTGTGTTAACCTCAGGATCCTATTACATTGCACAAGAAAATGCAGGATGTATATCAACAAGAACCAATGTAGCTGTGAATGTGAGCCCGGTGCCTAACAGCCCAACAGGTCAAACAACACAAACGTTTCCTTACCCGGCAAAAGTATCTGATCTGGTAATGAACCAACCAAATGTGAAATGGTACGCATCTGCAAATGATGCCATAGAAATGATTAATGAGCTTGCTCCAAGCACCTTTTTGATGAGCAATACTACCTATTATGGAATTATTGTAAACCCTAACAATTGTGGAAGTGCGCCTACAGCAGTTACAGTTATACTTTCTGTAAGCACGCAAGAGTTAGATTTAACTCAGTTGAAATACTATCCAAACCCGGTTGATAGCGCGCTGCATATTAGCTACAACGAAGCTATAACCAAGGTAGAAGTGTTTACCCTAACCGGGCAAAAAGTGATGAGCAATGAGTTCAATGCTATTGAAGTAACCACCGATTTATCGCGCCTAAGTTCAGGCACATATTTAGTGAAGGTGGAAACTGCAAAAGCATCACAATTCATTAAAGTGGTAAAACGATAA
- a CDS encoding metallophosphoesterase yields MIKTILYLLLILVVLGEVYTCILIYRFTEKKIAVYAYLLLLAVIIVSIISYFKSFDRSAGQTAESMHVTALLLLFILPKLLISVPLFFEDIIRLFYWGYTKLFLAKSVTLLRSGTLLKIILPASLLLMASIIYGIVVGKYNFQVRKETIVFKDLPESFDGLKVLQISDLHVGSWDNKDAIEKGIKMINQQDYDVLLFTGDFVNTLASEADPWIRILQKIKTPKYGKFAVLGNHDYGEYVKWNSAAEKEANFVQIKNNITTSGFQLLLNENVVLKTETDSIYLLGVENWGLNFKKAGDLKKTSLNVPTDAFKIVMTHDPSHWNAEIVNHPQKYQLTLSGHTHGMQFGFKIPKVMEWSPATYVYPEWGGLYNKGHQYIYVNRGFGFHAYSGRVGIWPEITLLELKKSK; encoded by the coding sequence ATGATTAAAACCATACTTTATCTGCTGCTTATCTTGGTGGTTTTGGGAGAAGTGTACACTTGCATACTCATTTACCGATTCACTGAAAAAAAAATAGCCGTATATGCTTATTTACTTTTACTAGCTGTAATAATAGTGAGCATAATTTCATATTTTAAAAGCTTTGACCGAAGCGCCGGACAAACAGCAGAAAGCATGCATGTTACTGCTTTGCTCTTACTATTTATACTTCCAAAATTATTAATAAGCGTTCCTTTGTTTTTTGAGGATATCATTCGTCTTTTTTATTGGGGCTACACCAAACTTTTCCTTGCCAAAAGCGTAACTCTTTTAAGAAGCGGAACATTGCTAAAGATTATTTTACCTGCATCTCTTTTACTAATGGCTTCTATCATTTATGGAATTGTAGTGGGTAAATACAATTTTCAGGTGCGGAAAGAAACAATTGTTTTTAAAGATTTACCTGAAAGTTTTGATGGATTAAAAGTATTGCAAATTTCCGATTTACATGTGGGCAGTTGGGATAATAAAGACGCTATTGAAAAGGGCATTAAAATGATTAATCAACAAGATTACGATGTGCTGCTTTTCACGGGCGACTTTGTAAACACTTTGGCAAGTGAAGCCGATCCATGGATTCGTATCTTACAAAAAATTAAAACCCCCAAATATGGTAAATTTGCGGTTTTAGGAAATCATGATTATGGCGAATATGTTAAGTGGAATTCCGCGGCAGAAAAAGAAGCCAACTTTGTGCAAATAAAAAACAATATCACAACGAGTGGATTTCAATTGCTGCTCAATGAAAATGTGGTTTTAAAAACCGAAACCGATTCTATTTACCTTTTAGGAGTTGAAAACTGGGGATTAAACTTTAAAAAAGCAGGCGATTTAAAAAAGACATCCTTAAATGTTCCTACCGATGCTTTTAAAATTGTAATGACGCACGACCCTTCACATTGGAATGCCGAAATTGTGAATCATCCGCAAAAATACCAACTCACTTTATCAGGTCATACACACGGAATGCAATTTGGTTTTAAAATTCCGAAAGTTATGGAATGGAGTCCGGCAACGTATGTGTACCCAGAATGGGGCGGTTTGTACAACAAAGGGCATCAATATATATATGTAAACCGTGGATTTGGCTTTCATGCCTATTCCGGACGTGTGGGAATTTGGCCAGAAATTACATTATTAGAATTAA